The Catharus ustulatus isolate bCatUst1 chromosome 16, bCatUst1.pri.v2, whole genome shotgun sequence genome window below encodes:
- the TNFRSF17 gene encoding tumor necrosis factor receptor superfamily member 17, whose translation MRGKFQFWDSLTWRSSDLLCPLLDTIIILGQISYFTNMLRCSSAPPPSCENYCEKSTDSSGILWICLGIGLILILTLFILMVLFKWKHLKQVKEKLENTDSSVEPSNTLKANTESSVNTEEIRPTLPSETLMYSVEECTCSDCGLVKPQTGCETSFPLPATEERATVLVTTKSFDYYNYVLGVG comes from the exons GGACTCCCTGACATGGAGAAGCTCTGATCTGCTGTGTCCACTGCTGGATACCATAATAATTCTAGGCCAGATCTCCTACTTTACAAATATG CTCCGGTGTTCCAGTGCACCACCGCCCTCATGTGAAAACTACTGTGAGAAGA GTACTGATTCAAGTGGAATTCTTTGGATTTGTTTGGGCATAGGGCTGATTTTAATACTCACTCTGTTCATCTTAATGGTCTTGTTTAAATGGAAGCACCTAAAgcaagtaaaagaaaaactggaaaacacag ACTCCTCTGTGGAGCCGAGTAACACTCTCAAGGCCAATACTGAAAGCAGTGTGAATACAGAAGAAATTAGACCCACACTTCCAAGTGAAACATTAATGTATTCAGTGGAAGAATGCACTTGCAGTGACTGTGGCTTGGTAAAACCTCAGACTGGCTGTGAAACTTCATTTCCATTACCAGCTACTGAAGAACGAGCTACTGTTCTAGTTACCACCAAATCTTTTGATTATTACAACTATGTTCTGGGTGTTGGATGA